A window of the Dongshaea marina genome harbors these coding sequences:
- a CDS encoding RidA family protein, whose amino-acid sequence MKEIIATEKAPAAIGPYVQASKLGNMVYTSGQIPLDPKSMEVVAGGVAEQAEMVMQNLMAVLEEAGANADTVVKTTCFLSDMNNFAAFNDVYGKYFQNVAPARSCVEVARLPKDVLVEVEAIAYIK is encoded by the coding sequence ATGAAAGAGATCATTGCCACTGAAAAAGCACCAGCAGCGATTGGCCCATATGTTCAGGCCAGCAAGCTGGGTAACATGGTTTACACTTCAGGCCAGATCCCTCTGGATCCAAAGAGCATGGAAGTGGTTGCCGGTGGCGTTGCTGAGCAGGCTGAGATGGTGATGCAAAACCTGATGGCGGTTCTGGAAGAAGCTGGTGCCAACGCAGACACAGTGGTTAAGACCACCTGTTTCCTGAGCGACATGAACAACTTTGCTGCATTCAACGACGTATACGGCAAATACTTCCAAAACGTTGCTCCGGCACGCTCTTGTGTTGAAGTCGCTCGCCTGCCAAAAGATGTTCTGGTGGAAGTTGAAGCGATCGCTTACATCAAGTAA